CTCAGTAAAACTTGCTGCTTACACTTGCACATCACTCTGTGTTTGTCATAATTAGATCATGTGAGGGGCCCTTATGACCTGTGGTTTCTTTGTTTTGCAGCTTTAGCAGTTAAATGTTGAACTGAGACTTTGACTGTGTCATAGAGCAACTTCATACacttcatatatttaataaatggcaATTAtacaaatagttgtatttttGACCAGATATCGTAATAACGTACACATTTAtgctacattttcatttttatgttcaaTTTCTCCACAGTCATGGCTGACTTTTGCTCCTGTGGCCGACCAGACGGCACAATATCTGCAAGTCTCTCTAAATCTGGTCAACTGGCTGTCGCTAGTCTATGTAGTGGTTGCTATCTTCTTCAGTCTGATCACAACATGGGTGCTGGACACACTGGGACTGCGCTTCTCGGTATGCACAACATACTCTCAAAATTAATTGAATATGGTTTACCAGCTGttatgagaatatatatatttttaaaggtatAATAAGTATAGTTTTTGTAAAATACCATTGTTAAAGCTGCGgttgggaacttttgatgctctagtggttaataaacagaactgcttgcgtcttgcggaagaacatcgtagccggaactacttctttctgtttatgtctatgaagaatcacaaaggtactgggttactccgccgcggtacccccgaagcaatctaaaacagtccgaatataaacacttattataggtgctctctagtgattcaggacaagccaaaaatacggtttggaaaatggattcatggtgtactcgcttattatatacatttttctacattttgaacacaaacaaagttaaggaCCGCAGCTCAGATTgattgttttttaccgggagcggatggctttctgcaaatggcagtaggaccactgggaggagccagaggagcttgattttttcacagattatctgtctcatattctactgtcaggacataatgacaggtttcacaaatatgtaaaaaatatatttttacaaaagttccctacagcacctttaaagttatttttttataaaaaataattaatcagtaaTGCATCTTTTTTGGCATtgatgacttatttcacagttatattgtaaatataagaaAGTAAAGGAAAAAGTATGGTTTGTTGTGACAGCATGCCAAAttacatataggcctatataaacGGTAAAGGTTTATATTGGCTAAAGGTCAAATGAAATTCACTTAAGTAAATAATCATATGTGTTTCAATTAAGTTAGGTGTTTGTCCCAAATCATCTGTAAGCCTACCAACCTGCAAACTCACAGACTTCACTTTGTTCTTGACGTGCAAAAACCTTTGTTTGTAACATTTTGTCTTGACGGTAATAAGATTCACTTGTTCTGACTGCCACCTAGTGGGTATCTCACTTCAGTTCATTTGTTTTTcagtaatgtaataataaaatatgatgaaaCACACTTAAACCAAGTggggaaataaaatgttatattaaaggCTATATATTGGGCTAAATTACATCATTATATTAAACCTAGCCGCAACGAGCGTGCACGTGCAAGCAAACCGATTTTCACGGCGACCAACAATTTTGCGACTTATTCTAATTCTGAATTACAAGTTAAcgtatatattcatattaaatgtttaaaaagtcaCTTTCAGCACAGAAACACACTTTTATACTTTTCTTTCTTCCTATCTTCTGAAACAGCTAATCATGGGCTCATGGCTCAACATGTTGGGCGCTATCCTGCGTGTCATTGGCGTGTTGAACTGCATCCCTGAGTGGGCCATATTCCCTATGGTTATGGGGGGGCAGACGCTCTGCGCCCTTGCCCAGCCTTTGGTCATCTTTGCCCCCACCAAGCTGGCAGCTATCTGGTTCCCTGATCACCAGAGGGCCACAGCTAACATGATGGCTTCCATGGGTAACCTTTTTTACAGCTCGTATCTTATATGGTATTTCAGGGCCTTTAGCCTAACTTACTGTAGAATGGTAATaatcttctctttttttatccAGCCAATACTGTTGGGCTGCTCTTAGCGAATATCTTCTCTCCGATGATAATTAGTTACACCAGTACTCTTTTCATGCTGGTAAGAACTTGGTGGCATAAGAATTGTATTTCTTGTATTATGTACATCCTAACTGTCCTGCTGTCTCTCTGACTTGTAGCTGTTGATATATGCTATACCTGCCATCGCAGCCTGTTTTCTAGCAACAGTGGGGATCTGTGAACGCGTCCCCCCGACACCCCCCTCTGCCAGCATGGTGACCTCCAGCTCTGAACCTTTTCTACACGGGGTCAAACTGGTACTACACAGTTTTAAACAAACTGACATGACAGCTTATTGCATGAGTGCATTTTTCGAAAACTTATGAAATATATTGTCTGACCACAGGTGACTCTTGTCAGTTTGTTCTGCTGTCTGATATTCACCGCACTTTGTCCCTTTTATTTACAGCTACTGACAAACAAAGCATACATGGTCCTGCTGGTGTGTTTCGGTTCAGGAATAGGGGTATTCACTTGCTTTTCCACCTTGCTGGAGCAGATACTTTGTGTCAAGGGCTACTCAAATGTAAGAACCCAAAAATAATTTACCCACATTTACCTCAAACCATAAAACCAACCTGTGTTATAATATGTTAAATAACTAGAAAAAAGCTTAAACTCAGCTAACTCAAAAACTAAGTTTGCTAACTTTGAATGCTGGATTGACAAAGCCTTgacttatacatttaaaaaacatagcTTTAAATATTGCACTACCTAAGAaagctagatagatagatggaaggaTTATATAAACATCACTTTCATTTGCCTGTCAGATCTGTACAGTATTAGTAATCTTAGATTTGTGTCTCTACATGTTTAATGTGGCAGGACTTTGCAGGACTGTGCGGTGCAGTTGCTATTGTATTCGGTGTTGTGGGTGCTTTTCTCCTCGGCCTGTACGTGGATGCCATCGCAGCCTGTTTTCTAGCACAGTGGGGATCTGTGAACGCGTCCCCCCGACACCCCCCTCTGCCAGCATGGTGACCTCCAGCTCTGAACCTTCTACACGGGGTCAAAACTGGTACTACACAGTTTTAAACAAACTGACATGACAGCTTATTGCATGAGTGCATTTTTCGAAAACTTATGAAATATATTGTCTGACCACAGGTGACTCTTGTCAGTTTGTTCTGCTGTCTGATATTCACCGCACTTTGTCCCTTTTATTTACAGCTACTGACAAACAAAGCATACATGGTCCTGCTGGTGTGTTTCGGTTCAGGAATAGGGGTATTCACTTGCTTTTCCACCTTGCTGGAGCAGATACTTTGTGTCAAGGGCTACTCAAATGTAAGAACCCAAAAATAATTTACCCACATTTACCTCAAACCATAAAACCAACCTGTGTTATAATATGTTAAATAACTAGAAAAAAGCTTAAACTCAGCTAACTCAAAAACTAAGTTTGCTAACTTTGAATGCTGGATTGACAAAGCCTTGacttatacatttaaaaacatagctttaaATATTGCACTACCTAAGAaagctagatagatagatggaaggaTTATATAAACATCACTTTCATTTGCCTGTCAGATCTGTACAGTATTAGTAATCTTAGATTTGTGTCTCTACATGTTTAATGTGGCAGGACTTTGCAGGACTGTGCGGTGCAGTTGCTATTGTATTCGGTGTTGTGGGTGCTTTTCTCCTCGGCCTGTACGTGGATAAGACCAAGAGGTTTACAGAAGTCACTAAGATAAACATGTGTCTGACATCCCTGGGCTGCTCTGTTTTTGCTGTGGTGAGTAGAGTAATGATTTCAGCATTGTTAAAGTGTGTTTGACCTGAGATGTCATCCTTCTGTCTGTCAGGTTTCCCAGTTAAGCGAGCAGAAGGTCATCATTGGTGCAGTGTGTGCGTGGTTTGGATTTTTTGGGTACTCTGTATATCCCATTGCAATGGAGCTCGGAGTTGAATGCTCGTACCCTGTGGGTGAAGCAACATCCTCTGGATTGATCTTCGTGTCTGGGTAAGGTTTTTATTAAGTGTTTAACAAAAACTTGCTTAAACTTGtctcttaaaagaatagttcaccagaAATGTATTTACCAAAATAAACTTA
This DNA window, taken from Carassius auratus strain Wakin chromosome 14, ASM336829v1, whole genome shotgun sequence, encodes the following:
- the slc49a3 gene encoding solute carrier family 49 member A3 → MDDGSADTEALVRSSSEDVRSHLDSRNTASKFKVYKRRWFILFVLCLLNCSNAMSWLTFAPVADQTAQYLQVSLNLVNWLSLVYVVVAIFFSLITTWVLDTLGLRFSLIMGSWLNMLGAILRVIGVLNCIPEWAIFPMVMGGQTLCALAQPLVIFAPTKLAAIWFPDHQRATANMMASMANTVGLLLANIFSPMIISYTSTLFMLLLIYAIPAIAACFLATVGICERVPPTPPSASMVTSSSEPFLHGVKLLLTNKAYMVLLVCFGSGIGVFTCFSTLLEQILCVKGYSNDFAGLCGAVAIVFGVVGAFLLGLYVDKTKRFTEVTKINMCLTSLGCSVFAVVSQLSEQKVIIGAVCAWFGFFGYSVYPIAMELGVECSYPVGEATSSGLIFVSGQIQAALYLLLLQALAKPMVDSPLSVCAAGADANLSWTVPVLVMAGLCTLGTCCFVGFFHTDYRRLRAEATASPNTETDQSTGGDTWANSIDA